Within the Gossypium raimondii isolate GPD5lz chromosome 12, ASM2569854v1, whole genome shotgun sequence genome, the region GAGTTGGTGAAGAGAGTTCATCAAGTGGAGCAAGGAATGCTAAGGGACTTCACATTAAATGAAGAAGGAGTAATTTGTTTTTGTGGAAGACTTTGTGTGACCAATAGTGAGGAGCTTCAAAGTGTTATTCTTAAAGAGGTACACAATAGTCCTTATGTAATGCACCCTgatagtaataaaatgtattgtGACCTCCACGAACTCTATTGGTGGCCTGGTTTAAAACGATCTGTTACAAACTTTGTGGCAAAGTTTCTAATTTGCGAAAAAGTCAAAGTAGAGCATCAAAATCCTTCAAGACTACTTTAGCCAGTCAAGGTTCTAGAGTGGACATGGGAAAAGAtcaccatggattttgtgtcaGGTTTGTAACTAATTACGACTGAGAAGGATACTATTTTGGAAATTGTATATGGCTTTATGAAAAGTTCATGTTTTGTAGATGTTTTTACAAGTTATTCTCTATAAAGACTCGCAGAGATTTACATCGCTGAGATAGTAAGACTAGATGGCATGCCAATTTTCATTACTTTCGATCGAGATCCATGATTCACATCAAGATTTTGGAAGAGTCTGCAATAAGCTTTAGGTTTGAAACTTAACTTTAGTACTGCTTATCATCCtcaaacagatggtcaatcaAAAAGAGTGGTACAAGTACTGGAAGACATGTTGCAAAGTTGTTTTTTGGAGTTCGTAGGAAGCTGGAAATGTTATTTACTTTGGCAGAGTTCGACTATAACATCAATTACCAAGCCATTATTCAGATTGCACCCTTTGAAACATTGTATGGAAGGAGGTGTTAAACACCTCTATATTGGACTGATTTGGATGAAAAGAGAATAGTTGGACCTGAACTGGTTCGCGAAATTAAAGACAAAGTGAATATTTTATGTGAAAGGCTAAAATCTGCTTCAGACAGATAGAAGTCCAATGTTGACTTGAAATTGCGAGATGTTGATGCTGAATACCATGGAAAAAATGCCAAGGTTTTGGCGTAAAAAGAAGCTACGTCTGAGATTCATTGGTTCTTATGAAGTGGTAGAGAGAAGTTGTTCCATAGCATATCGACTCAAGTTGCCCTACGAACTTTATTGAATTCAggatgtgtttcatgtatccATGTTGAGGAAATATCATGCAAACACGTCCCATGTAGTATCAGCAGATGATATTGGGGTGTGGCAAGATTTGTCATATAAAGAAGAACCAGTTAGGATATTCGCTTCTAGTGAAAGTCTTGAGAAACAAGAGGATCCCTTTGGTTAACGTGTTATGGAAAATCATAACACCAACGAAGTTACTTGGGAAAcagaaaaaaatgaagcaacAAAATTGACAACTGTTTGAAAAAGAACATTTCGAGGACAAAATGCCTTAAGTGAGGGAGAGTTGTAGCATCCCGAGATAGGGCCTGGAAGTTTTGGCCTCGCAAGTACGGGTTTGCTAATGTTTCGACGAATTGAGGGTTCGCCAATAGAGTTTCAACAAAGAGTTCACCCGAGATTCGACGAAGCAATAGACGCCAAAAATGCGGTAAGGGGTTTGCCAGATTCATTATAAGTTAAGTTCACCAGTTGGTATTCGCTAGTTGAATTGTGAACTAGGGTTCACCAATTGAGTTGTGAACTGAGGGTTTGCTAGTCAAAGTCGAGTCAAACTCAAATTAGGAAATAAAGATATTGTGTATCTAGGATACTTTTCGTACAATTAACCTTTTTCTAGATCGATAGGGTTCCTAAGTCAAGTAGGGTATCCTAATATCACTAAGACATTTAGTGCCTATAAATACAACccttattatatgaaaattctcTCATTGATATTCTGTTGTCAAGTCTGTGTTCTAAACCAAGTTCATAGAAACTAAGGCAAGCCTCTATCCTATTAGGGTTGATTGTCCAAAAAGCTAGGTTCGCTTGCATGTGCAAATTCTGTAAGTTTTGTCTGTTtaagtaatttgtgtttttatgtATGTTACGAACCAACTAGACCATCTACCAGCAAGGATAAAAGCAAAGGAAACTCGTTTAAATTCTTAGCTTCATCGGTGAGTCGTTAAGAATCACCATAAGTGTGCTAACTGTCATGTTTTTCAGTATGAATGTTCATGGTTCATAACTTGTGTGCGAACTGTTATGTATTACAAGaactttgtttttaaattaaagttccAAGAGTAAGCTTTTCTTATAAAACTatgcttttaaatttataatactcGATTTTCAAGATATGTTTCTAGGTTAtgtttttaagttatgttttaaagatatgttttaCGATGCTCCTATGTGAGCCCATGATTTAAAGCATGTTTTAAAAGTACAGTTTTATAAGATATGTTTTTACGAGCTATTTATGCGAgctttatttaataagtattCTGGGCGAGCTCTTTTGCGAGGCTTTATGTTGGATATATTGGTATACCAAAGGATtttgagtactcacctataagCTCTGAGATTTGGGCGTTAAGGCCTTGGGACATGTGGAGAGATTAGGGAATGTCGAGCTATGCTCTATTCAATGGGACATGTTGGCATATAGGAGAGTGTTTAActttatgctacacttatgaGACATGTTAAagactctttgagtcatttTGAGGTGTTATAAAGATATCCGCTTATCCAATAGTAAGTTAAAACAAGTgcgataatatattttatgattctcAGCCATTCAAATAAGACAAGTATGTAAGCATGTTTCATGTTATATAAGATATGTTTTCAAAACAAGAACAAGTTCATAcgtattatttttgaaaagtgcaACCGAaactatttttacaaacttatGTTTTCTGGCAAACAGGTTTTGCGAACTGGGTCTTGCACCTTCATCACGAACCTAGCGCGCGATACAAATTTTCAAACTAAGTTTTCTTTCtgttttaaaatctaataattcCTGATTATTCATTGAGTTCACAATGAACTCACCCACTTCTCTCTTATTTCATATGTAGGTAGTTCGCGGATGGTAATGGCGAGGCACATCCCTGAACAGATATCGACGAACTTGAAAAATAGGCgatgatgttttatttattatgtgagatagaattatcataaTTTGATTCTGTTATTGAAATGATTTCCTTAAagattaagtttatttttattttgcagaCCTTGAAGTTAAACCTTTGTTGTTAATTTCTCTTTCATAGCATGAATAAAAGTTTAGCATTTAATGAAGTCTTTTTGTATGCGTGCCAATGTACTTTCTTTTGAATCTTTGTCAAGGTATGTCTTAAATCCCACATACGAGCCAATTTTATTGCAAAGTATTGTTTTCTGCGACCCCTGTATGTTAGCGACCCCTAATATGCATGTGAAACTCTTAGTAGAAAATATCTTAGAATTTAGTGTGCCCTATAAAGTATGCGAACCCTTGAGCAAATAACCCCTTTGTAGAGAAGCCTGTTTGTATGCTAACCCAGTTAAATGTTTGGATGCGAACTTAGATGGTATGCAAACTACTGTTAAATTTTACGAACCCATGTTTTTATGCGAActcatattttatgttttagtgtGAACTCATGTTGTACTTTTCTATGCGAACTATAATAATAGATTTTAATTACTAgtgtatttatatttgaatatgcGCACTCTAAAGTACATTTTTTATTTCCCTCGTGTGAACTTTTAAGTTTCATTACATAATAAACATGTGAACCTTTTCCTTATTTTGTTTGGTAAGCTCGCATGTTTTACATTTTACGTATGATATTATTCCGCTGCTGACCGCCTCCAgacgtactaacgtccagagtgtgaatactgcagcAAAAGGTATAGATATATAAGGCGGTACCTGCAAGTATACGAgtctagttgtaatatagttacaatagagtaggtgagtactccgaggatcgtacccaaaggaggCTAGTGTTAgttcaattttaacctaaacaacgaaagatctaattagtactttacttTAGTTATAATACGatggttaaaataaaagagagtttttaagattttttataataacaaaataaaataacataaagaaataaaattcaagagatcaAAGAATaggataaatataatttgattatgggtgattagcttgcttcggtATTTCCCATCAACTATCGTTTcgggttcctcgtcaatcaactagtctcTACCCTAGCAGGATTTTCTGACCTTCCACTCAAATGacgagtcagcaagaactacttatcttccgacgTCACAATCCAAACTAGTTTGGGGTGAATGTGTTCATAGATaagccataccaattttgggttaattcccaccttgattaCTTCCTAGAGTTGTTGGGCctagggttttaagttcttcctttcTCAAACAAATGATTCGTTGAGTATCCTTACAAAACAATTAAtggatcatacctccactcactaatcccccatagaaggattagtttctcatggttttcataaacaatatggaattgatataaagagaaaacaagataaatgaattaaagtgTAGAGTTTGAGAAAATGTATGATTTGTATTAAGAATGAATCGAATCCACAGAGTTTGACTATCTCCACAAATCAGATCTCTCAAGATAAACAAGAACaacttgaaattaaatctaaaacctaaaaaagaagaaaagctaAACTGAAATTAAAAGCAGAAGACTAAGCTAAGTAAATTGGTCCCCTTTACATGtgacaaatgagcctatttatagatctCAGGTGGCcatcgtccttaaccctaggttagctggcGTTCccaagctttaagtttgattgcaCGGACCAAAACGCCCCCTGACTCGTGTTATTTTTCATCTAGAGtcaatgtcacgacacaccagtacctgtgtcgcgacacaggAGTCAATATAATCCTCTTTGGGATATTTTCAGGGGTATGTCGTGACACCCTCAagctgtgtcgcgacatcgaaggcagttTCGTGATTTCTCCATTCTGCTCTCTATTTTGCGGCATTGAGCATTCTGTGTTGCGACATAGTGACCAATATTTTTTAGTACGCCTTCTTATGGTCTCATGCACACTTATAAAGttcattagctcacccttaggcctcattaaaagactcaatttgcacattttattgaatttaacaaaacttactaaaacataattaaatccaaatgaaaatgcttaatttcaagctcctaaagtgtgaaaactagtttaatctactacactgaattacgacagatcagtTGTTATGCTATAACTTATCATAATATATGTTGTAAGTAAGTGGTGCGTTGGAAGTTAGGTTGGGAATTAATGGAGAGTCACtccggtggctaatgtagctcCCCAAATTCGGGTCGAACCTACttggctgggtttggggtgttacattggtATTAATTTGTCTTTCCACCATCTGATCTGCTccttaatttataaaacatactaAATCAGAGCTTTTTCCCTCCTCTTTCAACTTTTGGTTAAATTTCCTTGAAATGGGCTGGAACTACATTTATTTAAACCCGAAGCCTTAACAAAGAAGCCTTTCAATCTCCATCGACCATCGTTAGACAATCTCCCGACTCAAATATGTTTCCATTCTCCACGATATTTTCTCCTTGACTTTTTAGAATAGCCTCTATCACTTGGAACTCTCCAACTAACTTTTGACTAAATCTGGTACATCTAaatctctttatatatattgattttttctctaattttatcTATCACTTTGCTTTTGTCAGTATTGTTTGGGGCTTGTTGAAATAAtatacttcaaatttttttctttctttttggtatttttgtttggtttgatTATGGCCATGATGATATTTAGTTGTTGTGGGTTAGGGTGTGtaaataacttaattacaattttttttggattatgGTTTTGGTCAAAGGTGAATTGGAGATtgaattaagaataaaatatttttgagttggTTAGGTTAAAGATGAGGCATAGGATTGATAGTGACGTTGCTAGGGTTTAAGGCTTGAATTGTTATTGATATTGTTTAGTTTAATAAGTTAAAGAGTAATTGTGCAAAAATTGAGTGATTAAAGTGTAAACTTGTaatcttataaataatttagtgattaaattataaacttataGATAGTTGAGTAATcggattttaaaattatcaataacaatctattaatttaaatgataacctttaaataatttagtgattaatttataacttttttttaaattaagtgagtttactcataaaaaaaaaccattgttACTTTTACGGTCCCACGCTCCCCCACTCCTCGCTTTTCATCACTGCCACCGCAAAGTGCCACCTACGTGGCTCCCTTTATTCTTAACCATTCGTTTCTCCTGGATTCCTTCAATCCACACATGTTCCTTTTATTCCTTCTCATCTGATTATGAAACATACAAAACCCTAAACGAATCATCAGGAAAACAGAGGTGCCGCTTCTTTTGCACTTTCTTTTCctcacattttcattttattttgtattagaAGAGgtaaaactaaaacataaagttctctttcatttctcttttctcagaaaaatatatataatatatatttggtgCTCTCTATCTTTGTCACAAAAAGGGTTATCTTTAGGGTTTCTTTCTTCCCAACTTCTAACCTTTTTTGTGTGATTTTCTTCGCAGCCAAACAGCTGTTAAGAGCAAATGGCAGATTCGACGGTCATCAACGGCGAAGTGGAGAATCAGATGGCGGACAATTTCTACGACGCTGATGAAGCCAAACTCACTGAACAGGATAGCAAAATTAAAGCGCTTGAAAGTGAGAAACTGGACCTGAGCAACGAGAACAAAGAGTTGAAGGAGAAGATGAAAAAGGCGACCTTAGAAATTGATCAACTGCGAAACAAGGAAGAAGAAATGAGGCAAGAAATGGATAACTGGGAAGAAGACAAGAAGGTTCTGGAATCAGTCGCCGCGAGATCGGCTGATCTCGAAACCGAGGTTGCGAGGCTTCAACATGATCTGATCACTTCGATGAGTGATGCAGATGAAGCGAACAAGCAGTCGATGGAGTTGAAGAGAGAATTGGAAGAGAAAGGGTTGGAGATTAAGAGATTGGACAAGGAAATCACTGAACTGAAGAAAGAGAAAGTTGAGAACGAGAAGAGAGAGAGGGAGTTGGAGAGGAAATTAGGGGTTCTAGAAGTGAGGGAATCGGAGGAGAGGAGCAAAAATGTTAGGATGGAAGAGGAGCTGAGGCAACAGCTGGATGTATTCAAGAATAAAGTTAAGGACCTGGAAGCAGAGGTGGCGAGAACGAGGGTTGAACTGGAGACGACTAAGGAAGAACAACGAGAATCCGAGGAGAGGGCGATGGGCTTCAAGTTAAAGTTGTTGGAATTGAAGGAGGAGGTAGAGAAGAAGGCTGCTGATGGTATCAATGGGAAATCAAGAGAGATTGTTGAGACTGCTGAGAGTAAAGAGAAAGGGCTAAATGTTCCGCCGCTTGTGGCAGCAGGATCGGCTGCAGCTGTCCTTGTTGCGGCTGCTGCGGTGTATCTTTGCTGTAGGAAGCGGTCGTAATTGATGATTACTGGTGCATGATCATCGCGGTTAGGATTTCATTATACGAATAATGAATCTGGGTCAATTTTTGATAGGTACTGGGATTTTCAATTTTCTGCCCATGAATCTCACTTTCTTCTACTACTATATACTTATGTTGTTTGCTAGTTGgcaattataattttgaaaaccagTGTGGCACTTCCATTTAGTTTTTGAAGGAATTTCTGCAGTTTGGCTTGATGCTTTAAGGGCACTgttatgttttctttgttttattttgttattgtgaATTTGACGTAGTCCTAATCACCCTTCCTTGCCTTTTGGTTTTTCTGTTTTTGAACTAGCCTTCTGGTTTATTCAGTTGCaatgttatttgaattttgcatatggaatatatttattaaaatgacaaaattgtatgatttttttttatttaaattgtataaataattattgatttatAGAGAGACAAaactattttcttgtttttgatagTTTTCTATGTTGGGACTCGATTGATATCAAGGATATTATTATAGTAGAcatatgttttagttatttgatCATCCCTTTGCCAATTGTCTTAGTTATAATATTAGTCCAAATATTACACCCCTAGTCGACTCATTGTCGAATTCGGATAAGTAACTTTACATTTGAGTCCATGCTTTTGAACTTCTCAGTTCAAATATAAGTAGGTCTTAAAATCGACAATAAAGCTTTTTGTTCaagcaaacaaaaactaaagCCTCCTTCAAGTGAAACGGTATTGATATCTTTTGgggaggtatcgatattttaagGGATGGATATTGATATTGAACCGTTCTCAAAAGTCCAATTAGATATTAACTCGGAAGGTTAGGTTGCCTCTTCTTCAAGTATTGGTACATTAATTAAGAGTATTGATACCACATGATAGGGTATTGGTACCAATGTCCTCTCAAAGGCTCAATTAGATACTCACTTAGCAAGTATTGGTACCCCTGTTTTAGGTGCCGTTACTTGGGCGTAATACATTCCTAGACAACAATTCTAGGTCATCTTTTAGGCTAGAAAACCATACCAAATCTTGATACGCACTAGCATGCTTCTTAAGACTCTAAACTCAACTAAAACctttttaaatacattaaacaCTAGCAATCCATCACTTATCAACCAAGCAGTCTAAGTTTGTCTTTTCTATGGCAACCTTAACTAGATGACTAACCTTACTTAGGTAAAAGAGCAAACATTAAAACCATACATACTTTAGTCATCATAGCAAACATAACTACAAGCAATTAACATGGCACCATTCATCCATAGTTTACTTAATCTATAAAACTTCTAAAGATTTGACTTGAACCATTCTATACATGCCACTAAGAACTAACATATGTACATAACCAAAAGGGTTCCAATACATGGATAAAGCCTAGTGATGTGATCCAAAAGTAGACGTGATGTTTTGTCACAACTTCACAAACTTGGATTTCATACTTATGAGTGGAAAGAAAACATCCaatgcattaaaaattttcatgctTAGCGATACTCAGGAATTCTAAAACTTGCTAATATCAAATTATCATAATTATAGTAGAATAGGAAACACCTTAAAGTATAACTATGTTGACCCTACAAAGAATCATAACATGttggatgtaacacccctaacccgtatccgtcgccggattagggttacgaggcactACCTAAGTTAACATAGTCTAAcacagtcatttatcacaattcatgtctactaatcatatttcatatataaacattttttttccgAACCAACTAAATCATTACTCAAGCCGAATCTTATAACCAAACATTATCATACGTATATACTTCGAAACATACTTCCCAAAAGAGTTTATAACATGAccgaatatacataataattagtaTCTCTAACAAGCCATTTCGTATTGCCACTTATATACAACTCAAAATTAACcatagtctatacatgccatatgccataatatcaagctttcaaaaataccaaattgtcaattgatagtgtgacgataaTCCTTAACGATTCTCGAGCTTGAGCTAgctttatatatctataaaacaatAGAAGAATGCCCAAAGTAAGCTttggaagcttagtaagccataagcaaataaatcatctcaatgatatttataattcaattcaactaggttgaattcaaataaatctcaaacacataaaCATTTAACTAACTCATATAATTGCATATTATCACATTAAGTACTAAACTTACCTTAATATTTTATGAACATAAAACTTCTCATATACCTGAACCATTCAACTCAAATTCACATTCGGAATTGTTAAGATCATACGGAAATCATATAaaactcgtacaatgccatatcccagatattgTCTTATATGTTAACGCATATCGATGCCattgtcccagacagggtcttatacgaatcatatacgatgccaatatcccagacatggtcttacacgttttCTCacttcgatgccaatgtcccagacatgatcTTACATGAAATCACACCTCGGAAGTCTTAATATCATGACATCAATATCCAATATATTTACTAAGGTTCATTTAGAGATTTCGACAtcgtaattaaatcaattcatgcacgaaactagtcatccaatgctcaaatcaattcagcagtatatatccatatacgaatcaaatttggcaatgtatatttatatacaaatcaattcggcaatgaatatccatatacaattcaaatttgacaatgtataaccatatacaaatcaaattcgacaatatatatctatatacaaatcaaattcgacaatgtatatctatatacaaatcaattgacaatgtatatccatatacaaatcaaattgacaatgtataaccatatacaaatcaaattgcaatgtatatctatatacaaatcaattgagcaatgtatatctataaacaattcaaattcgacaatgtatatctataaacaaatcaatttcgtcaatgtatatctataaagaaatcaaattcaGCAATGTATATCtttatacaaatcaattcggcaatgtataaaacatatacatttaaattcaaaaacatttatttacttatgaacttacctcgtactcGGAATTGACGAATCTGATCGATTACTCGATAATTTTGCCTTTCCCGTGATCTAATTTTGGATTCCTCTTTTCTTGAGTGTTATGtattcaaaattaactcatttaatcatataatcattcaattcagtccaaaagCACATATTTAAGCCAATTTACACTTTGGCCCTAAACTTTCacatttcttacaatttagtccctatttcacaaatacacaaaattcataaaattcaacaagacCCATGCTTGATCGAATTACCATAGTGCCCCTAGTAGCCCATATTTCACACTTATTCACACTTTTAACCccacattttcatcttttcacaatttaatccctaacttgcattttcatcaaaaaaataactttataaaatatgaaaatctaacatcaaatattcatatttcaccattaaaaatcaaagaacACATAAGCTTATCAATGTCaactatcaaaatctttaacagttttgaaattgAAGACACGGGCTAGCTAGTACTAGTtgtaatgatctcaaaaacatagaaatcattaaaaatcgagtaaaaatgCACTTACATGCACTAGAAATGTTGGCTGAATGCTTTAagccctaactatggcttcctaACCTTCAAATTTCGGTAGTGTTTAGCTTTTGGGAATATGatactttaattttacttattttaattttaagttgtttggttatttactaatttaaccttaacatataacctttataatttcattttactggCCATAAAAGTCCACTAGCAATTTGTATGGTCtaattgcaacataaaactctcaaccatttaatcacattgtcatttaatatctttaactaatagaacttaagttttgcactttacgcgatttagtcctttttattgaattaagcatgcaaaGGATAAAGGCGGAGGTTTTTGGGTGTTTGGAAGGGTTTGAGTTTGAGGAAGTCCCTACCCATCttctcatatattatttatttatttatttatttatttaaagtatatatttttacatcCTATCAACTCTTATTTTTTGTGGGAAATCTTGTGTGTTACATGGTTATTAGTTAAAGAGAGTGGTGAATCTTCTAAATTTAAAGGTAAAGGCAAAGTGGTGGAGAGCTAGGCAACAAACTTTGTTGGCGTTCTTCCATCAAGGTGGTACCCTCTAACTCTCCTATACTTCTTGATAAGTCATAAATATGATGCCTGTGTAATAATGCATACATGTTATATGTCTTTGGGTGGAAATCTTGTTTGGATGATTTAAAATGAAGCTAAAAACTTAGTTGTGAAATTTGCTAGAAACAAATCATTACATGAACAGTATgtttgaaaattcaccataaattttgaaaaaataattaagaagtgATCTACACATCGTTGTAACCGTGAGTCATTCTAGTTTCGTTTAGAATAAACGGagatcaattttgatttttattttaaaagatatgaaTTTTTGAGTGTTGAAAGATCATAAAAATATGGCAGCAGAATTCTTATAAAACAGATTTAGCAGTGACTTTGAAAACTCACCAAAAATTTCACAAGATAAAATAAGAAGTGATCCTTATATCTTTTTAACCGTACAGAAGTATAGTTTCGTTTAAACCAAAAGGTGCTCAATTTAGAGTTATATATtaagagttattaatttttgaatgagaAAATGTCAGAATGTCAAGGTAGCAGACTGTCACATctcattagttaatattttattttgaacgaTAAGCAAGTTGAAATGAGTATGAGACTCGAATGTCATGGTTGTATTTTTGTGATTATATGTTTGATGCTTTGTTTGCACTCAACCTTCAGGCTCTAACCTAACTAGCGGCCATGAGTGGCCTTCGGGATAGCCCTACAGACACCTGTGATTATTTGACTAGCGGTCATGGGTGGTGAGAGACTACTTGAATACTCGATTATTTGAGCAGTATGTGCAATCTAACAAGTTTGACAAGTTTGATATGCAAGCGATTTGGTTATGTAGATTTAATGACTCATGATTTAATTATTCGATACTCATGTCATGTTTTTATGTATACATTTGATTTGCATGCTTATATTTATGAATTGCTTGAAGTATGGTAGATTTGTTGTGTACCACTGAGCCTGTAAAGCTCAGCTTTCGAATTTTCTTATTGTTCAGATTTGTAAACTTTTGTTCATGTCCGAGGAACATCATCGACGAGAGACTCCTAGTATCACGTTTTCAGAGTACAGTACCTTATCTATTAGTGGGCATTGTATTCCTAAGgccttacttttatttttttgtaggTCTGAaacttatttatcatttttgttattttgactattttgataTACAATGATATTGGAGCTCCACATATTTTGTATAACTACTTATGATATTTTCTcttatataaaatgtatttcaatgtcttaattttttttgaaaattttattgcatTACTCTGGTGATCTGATGTATCGCCTTAGTATTCGAGTACTCCGTATTCGGGATTAAGGTgctacatttagtggtatcagagtaaAGTTTAGTCGATTTTAGGACCAGCTGGTCAGTAGTAGTAAGGTGTCAATGAATACATGCCCCTAAGTTTAAGAGTACTCTTCTAAGACTAGAAGACTGATGATGCTTTCTCTTTTCTATTTCGTCTTCAGATTCAATATGCCCGACGATTCAAATTGTAGCCATGAGGTTAGGGAGAAGAGTCATGCTTCTCCGATGGATGATACGGGAGATGAGTTTGTCCCAAAAATTGACGACTTTGACATTCCAATGGTTCCGGACGTGGATGGGTAGCTTACTTCCAGAATCTTAATTTTTCTCTACATCGTATCCTTCGAGCAATTTCGAGGGTTCAGCCTACCCCACCAGCTTCACCACCA harbors:
- the LOC105763623 gene encoding peroxisomal and mitochondrial division factor 2; translation: MADSTVINGEVENQMADNFYDADEAKLTEQDSKIKALESEKLDLSNENKELKEKMKKATLEIDQLRNKEEEMRQEMDNWEEDKKVLESVAARSADLETEVARLQHDLITSMSDADEANKQSMELKRELEEKGLEIKRLDKEITELKKEKVENEKRERELERKLGVLEVRESEERSKNVRMEEELRQQLDVFKNKVKDLEAEVARTRVELETTKEEQRESEERAMGFKLKLLELKEEVEKKAADGINGKSREIVETAESKEKGLNVPPLVAAGSAAAVLVAAAAVYLCCRKRS